Proteins encoded by one window of Microcebus murinus isolate Inina chromosome 2, M.murinus_Inina_mat1.0, whole genome shotgun sequence:
- the ATXN7L2 gene encoding ataxin-7-like protein 2 isoform X1 produces MAVRERAAAAMAALERRVPSLDDFAGQSWSSWVERADLPAADGAELEESSKNTKKLDAMTLIKEDMSIFGHCPAHDDFYLVVCNHCSQVVKPQAFQKHCERRHGPLSKLYARAPPPPPAPASSQKCHVVNGQGPACRAQGSTKTSSREKGQGSRNRGHQPPEKTQKDNLCLFVPVVNLEKMSSLPKPDGHGIRVAPPSAFLSQPGSLTKDSLGKTPMAPPSKEPPGRDSIEIIPNEGSSHRTEGSAPEKDPGGTRLPPKTHRKMARKECDLNRQCGVINPETKKICTRLLTCKIHSVHQRREVQGRAKDFDVLVAELKANSRKGESPKEKSPGRKEQALERPSQELPSSVQVVAAVAAPSSTFSARVKQTYPYCALPRSRASSESELDDEGPCVGDGDPGLFPFPLPRGGAQASSEESEEEGTSDDLHLSPDCHYATRPPRPQAFCTFGSRLVSPGCYVFSRRLDRFCSALSSMLERHLSSHMWKKIPPAAEPPSHLVSSPLSAPLSPSSMGSCPRLPGLPHRPACPASTPPTKDSLVPSYPAGSPSVAAACSQAECMGGSQAITSPLPANTPSPSFSKLPPSKASKSSKAKDGAEVEAPSRKRKLSPGPTTFKRTCILEPTGKGKPSGCRGLSAKTKTALSVGLNGTVGPRVKRAGPLDCRGSPHQLPTPVKASQLENRGVAGHPAKALPTNCLSEEEVAKKRKNLATYCRPVKSKHCQAGAPADMACSVRRKKPGPALAFEEKCSTLKAGRTLVPLQDRRGDDRRVSSRGIQHYWKAAQNTGFTPLVQRTHCVIWGFTKIGCHKCNFRRLLGI; encoded by the exons GGGCTGAGCTGGAGGAGAGTAGCAAAAACACAAAGAAGTTGGATGCCATGACCCTCATTAAAGAAG ACATGTCCATCTTCGGGCACTGCCCTGCCCATGACGACTTCTATTTGGTTGTGTGTAACCACTGCAGCCAAGTGGTGAAGCCTCAAGCTTTCCAGAAGCACTGCG AAAGAAGACATGGGCCCCTCAGCAAGCTTTATGCCcgggccccacccccacctccagcccctgccaGCTCTCAGAAATGCCATGTAGTGAATGGGCAAGGCCCAGCTTGTAGGGCCCAAGGTTCCACCAAAACCTCCTCCAGGGAGAAGGGCCAGGGGTCCCGGAACCGTGGCCACCAGCCTCCTGAGAAGACCCAGAAGGACAACCTCTG CCTTTTCGTGCCTGTGGTGAATCTGGAGAAGATGTCCAGTCTCCCGAAGCCTGATGGACACGGAATCAGAGTGGCCCCGCCCTCTGCTTTTCTCAGCCAACCAGGCAGCCTCACCAAGGACTCCCTTGGAAAAACCCCCATGGCTCCCCCTTCTAAAGAACCTCCTGGCAGAGACAGCATCGAGATAATCCCCAATGAGGGGTCTAGTCACCGGACCGAAGGCAGTGCTCCTGAAAAGGACCCTGGTGGGACCAGGCTGCCCCCCAAAACCCACCGGAAGATGGCTC GAAAGGAGTGCGACCTCAACAGGCAGTGTGGAGTAATAAATCCAGAGACCAAAAAGATCTGTACCCGTCTGCTGACCTGCAAG ATCCACTCAGTACACCAGCGCCGGGAGGTCCAGGGCCGGGCCAAGGACTTTGACGTGCTAGTGGCAGAGCTGAAGGCCAACTCCCGCAAAGGAGAGTCTCCCAAGGAGAAGAGCCCAGGGCGCAAGGAGCAAGCTCTCGAGCGCCCCTCCCAGGAGCTCCCCTCCTCAGTCCAGGTTGTAGCAGCGGTGGCTGCTCCCAGCAGCACCTTCTCTGCTCGTGTCAAGCAGACCTACCCATACTGTGCACTGCCCAG GTCCCGGGCCTCCTCTGAAAGTGAGTTGGATGATGAAGGCCCCTGTGTTGGTGATGGGGACCCAGGCCTGTTCCCTTTCCCCCTGCCCcggggtggggcccaggcctcCAGTgaggagagtgaggaggaggggacatCTGACGACCTCCACCTCTCCCCTGACTGCCATTATGCAACCCGGCCCCCACGGCCACAGGCG TTCTGCACCTTTGGGAGCCGGCTGGTGAGCCCAGGATGCTACGTGTTTAGCCGCCGGCTGGACCGGTTCTGTTCGGCACTCAGCTCCATGCTGGAACGGCACCTCAGCTCACACATGTGGAA GAAGATCCCACCAGCGGCTGAACCTCCATCCCATCTTGTCAGTTCCCCCTTATCTGCTCCCTTGAGCCCATCCTCTATGGGCAGCTGCCCCCGCCTTCCAGGTCTGCCCCACAGAcctgcctgcccagcctccaCGCCCCCCACCAAGGACAGCCTTGTCCCCAGCTACCCTGCAGGCTCCCCCAGTGTGGCAGCTGCCTGCAGCCAGGCAGAGTGCATGGGCGGGAGCCAGGCTATCACCTCACCACTACCTGCCAACACGCCATCCCCGTCCTTCAGCAAGCTGCCTCCTTCCAAGGCCAGCAAGTCATCCAAAGCCAAGGACGGGGCAGAGGTGGAAGCCCCTTCTCGAAAGCGGAAGTTATCCCCTGGCCCCACCACTTTCAAACGGACCTGCATCCTGGAGCCCACTGGAAAAGGCAAACCCTCTGGCTGCCGGGGTCTCTCTGCCAAGACTAAAACAGCCCTGAGCGTGGGGCTTAATGGGACAGTGGGGCCACGAGTGAAGCGGGCAGGGCCCCTGGACTGTCGGGGTTCCCCTCATCAGCTCCCCACACCGGTCAAGGCTTCTCAGCTGGAGAACCGGGGAGTGGCAGGACACCCAGCCAAGGCCCTGCCGACCAACTGCCTCTCTGAGGAGGAGGTAGCCAAGAAGCGGAAAAACCTGGCCACTTACTGCCGACCAGTGAAGTCCAAGCACTGTCAGGCCGGTGCCCCGGCTGATATGGCCTGCTCTGTTCGCCGCAAGAAGCCGGGCCCAGCCCTGGCCTTTGAGGAGAAGTGCTCTACACTGAAG GCAGGGAGGACTCTTGTTCCCTTACAAGACAGAAGAGGAGATGACAGGAGAGTGAGCAGCCGGGGAATCCAGCACTACTGGAAAGCTGCTCAAAACACTGGTTTCACACCCTTGGTTCAGCGTACCCACTGTGTGATTTGGGGTTTCACCAAAATCGGTTGCCACAAATGTAATTTCCGCAGGCTGCTTGGGATTTAG
- the ATXN7L2 gene encoding ataxin-7-like protein 2 isoform X3, whose amino-acid sequence MSSLPKPDGHGIRVAPPSAFLSQPGSLTKDSLGKTPMAPPSKEPPGRDSIEIIPNEGSSHRTEGSAPEKDPGGTRLPPKTHRKMARKECDLNRQCGVINPETKKICTRLLTCKIHSVHQRREVQGRAKDFDVLVAELKANSRKGESPKEKSPGRKEQALERPSQELPSSVQVVAAVAAPSSTFSARVKQTYPYCALPRSRASSESELDDEGPCVGDGDPGLFPFPLPRGGAQASSEESEEEGTSDDLHLSPDCHYATRPPRPQAFCTFGSRLVSPGCYVFSRRLDRFCSALSSMLERHLSSHMWKKIPPAAEPPSHLVSSPLSAPLSPSSMGSCPRLPGLPHRPACPASTPPTKDSLVPSYPAGSPSVAAACSQAECMGGSQAITSPLPANTPSPSFSKLPPSKASKSSKAKDGAEVEAPSRKRKLSPGPTTFKRTCILEPTGKGKPSGCRGLSAKTKTALSVGLNGTVGPRVKRAGPLDCRGSPHQLPTPVKASQLENRGVAGHPAKALPTNCLSEEEVAKKRKNLATYCRPVKSKHCQAGAPADMACSVRRKKPGPALAFEEKCSTLKAGRTLVPLQDRRGDDRRVSSRGIQHYWKAAQNTGFTPLVQRTHCVIWGFTKIGCHKCNFRRLLGI is encoded by the exons ATGTCCAGTCTCCCGAAGCCTGATGGACACGGAATCAGAGTGGCCCCGCCCTCTGCTTTTCTCAGCCAACCAGGCAGCCTCACCAAGGACTCCCTTGGAAAAACCCCCATGGCTCCCCCTTCTAAAGAACCTCCTGGCAGAGACAGCATCGAGATAATCCCCAATGAGGGGTCTAGTCACCGGACCGAAGGCAGTGCTCCTGAAAAGGACCCTGGTGGGACCAGGCTGCCCCCCAAAACCCACCGGAAGATGGCTC GAAAGGAGTGCGACCTCAACAGGCAGTGTGGAGTAATAAATCCAGAGACCAAAAAGATCTGTACCCGTCTGCTGACCTGCAAG ATCCACTCAGTACACCAGCGCCGGGAGGTCCAGGGCCGGGCCAAGGACTTTGACGTGCTAGTGGCAGAGCTGAAGGCCAACTCCCGCAAAGGAGAGTCTCCCAAGGAGAAGAGCCCAGGGCGCAAGGAGCAAGCTCTCGAGCGCCCCTCCCAGGAGCTCCCCTCCTCAGTCCAGGTTGTAGCAGCGGTGGCTGCTCCCAGCAGCACCTTCTCTGCTCGTGTCAAGCAGACCTACCCATACTGTGCACTGCCCAG GTCCCGGGCCTCCTCTGAAAGTGAGTTGGATGATGAAGGCCCCTGTGTTGGTGATGGGGACCCAGGCCTGTTCCCTTTCCCCCTGCCCcggggtggggcccaggcctcCAGTgaggagagtgaggaggaggggacatCTGACGACCTCCACCTCTCCCCTGACTGCCATTATGCAACCCGGCCCCCACGGCCACAGGCG TTCTGCACCTTTGGGAGCCGGCTGGTGAGCCCAGGATGCTACGTGTTTAGCCGCCGGCTGGACCGGTTCTGTTCGGCACTCAGCTCCATGCTGGAACGGCACCTCAGCTCACACATGTGGAA GAAGATCCCACCAGCGGCTGAACCTCCATCCCATCTTGTCAGTTCCCCCTTATCTGCTCCCTTGAGCCCATCCTCTATGGGCAGCTGCCCCCGCCTTCCAGGTCTGCCCCACAGAcctgcctgcccagcctccaCGCCCCCCACCAAGGACAGCCTTGTCCCCAGCTACCCTGCAGGCTCCCCCAGTGTGGCAGCTGCCTGCAGCCAGGCAGAGTGCATGGGCGGGAGCCAGGCTATCACCTCACCACTACCTGCCAACACGCCATCCCCGTCCTTCAGCAAGCTGCCTCCTTCCAAGGCCAGCAAGTCATCCAAAGCCAAGGACGGGGCAGAGGTGGAAGCCCCTTCTCGAAAGCGGAAGTTATCCCCTGGCCCCACCACTTTCAAACGGACCTGCATCCTGGAGCCCACTGGAAAAGGCAAACCCTCTGGCTGCCGGGGTCTCTCTGCCAAGACTAAAACAGCCCTGAGCGTGGGGCTTAATGGGACAGTGGGGCCACGAGTGAAGCGGGCAGGGCCCCTGGACTGTCGGGGTTCCCCTCATCAGCTCCCCACACCGGTCAAGGCTTCTCAGCTGGAGAACCGGGGAGTGGCAGGACACCCAGCCAAGGCCCTGCCGACCAACTGCCTCTCTGAGGAGGAGGTAGCCAAGAAGCGGAAAAACCTGGCCACTTACTGCCGACCAGTGAAGTCCAAGCACTGTCAGGCCGGTGCCCCGGCTGATATGGCCTGCTCTGTTCGCCGCAAGAAGCCGGGCCCAGCCCTGGCCTTTGAGGAGAAGTGCTCTACACTGAAG GCAGGGAGGACTCTTGTTCCCTTACAAGACAGAAGAGGAGATGACAGGAGAGTGAGCAGCCGGGGAATCCAGCACTACTGGAAAGCTGCTCAAAACACTGGTTTCACACCCTTGGTTCAGCGTACCCACTGTGTGATTTGGGGTTTCACCAAAATCGGTTGCCACAAATGTAATTTCCGCAGGCTGCTTGGGATTTAG
- the ATXN7L2 gene encoding ataxin-7-like protein 2 isoform X2, whose translation MAVRERAAAAMAALERRVPSLDDFAGQSWSSWVERADLPAADGAELEESSKNTKKLDAMTLIKEDMSIFGHCPAHDDFYLVVCNHCSQVVKPQAFQKHCERRHGPLSKLYARAPPPPPAPASSQKCHVVNGQGPACRAQGSTKTSSREKGQGSRNRGHQPPEKTQKDNLCLFVPVVNLEKMSSLPKPDGHGIRVAPPSAFLSQPGSLTKDSLGKTPMAPPSKEPPGRDSIEIIPNEGSSHRTEGSAPEKDPGGTRLPPKTHRKMARKECDLNRQCGVINPETKKICTRLLTCKIHSVHQRREVQGRAKDFDVLVAELKANSRKGESPKEKSPGRKEQALERPSQELPSSVQVVAAVAAPSSTFSARVKQTYPYCALPRSRASSESELDDEGPCVGDGDPGLFPFPLPRGGAQASSEESEEEGTSDDLHLSPDCHYATRPPRPQAFCTFGSRLVSPGCYVFSRRLDRFCSALSSMLERHLSSHMWKKIPPAAEPPSHLVSSPLSAPLSPSSMGSCPRLPGLPHRPACPASTPPTKDSLVPSYPAGSPSVAAACSQAECMGGSQAITSPLPANTPSPSFSKLPPSKASKSSKAKDGAEVEAPSRKRKLSPGPTTFKRTCILEPTGKGKPSGCRGLSAKTKTALSVGLNGTVGPRVKRAGPLDCRGSPHQLPTPVKASQLENRGVAGHPAKALPTNCLSEEEVAKKRKNLATYCRPVKSKHCQAGAPADMACSVRRKKPGPALAFEEKCSTLKSKAH comes from the exons GGGCTGAGCTGGAGGAGAGTAGCAAAAACACAAAGAAGTTGGATGCCATGACCCTCATTAAAGAAG ACATGTCCATCTTCGGGCACTGCCCTGCCCATGACGACTTCTATTTGGTTGTGTGTAACCACTGCAGCCAAGTGGTGAAGCCTCAAGCTTTCCAGAAGCACTGCG AAAGAAGACATGGGCCCCTCAGCAAGCTTTATGCCcgggccccacccccacctccagcccctgccaGCTCTCAGAAATGCCATGTAGTGAATGGGCAAGGCCCAGCTTGTAGGGCCCAAGGTTCCACCAAAACCTCCTCCAGGGAGAAGGGCCAGGGGTCCCGGAACCGTGGCCACCAGCCTCCTGAGAAGACCCAGAAGGACAACCTCTG CCTTTTCGTGCCTGTGGTGAATCTGGAGAAGATGTCCAGTCTCCCGAAGCCTGATGGACACGGAATCAGAGTGGCCCCGCCCTCTGCTTTTCTCAGCCAACCAGGCAGCCTCACCAAGGACTCCCTTGGAAAAACCCCCATGGCTCCCCCTTCTAAAGAACCTCCTGGCAGAGACAGCATCGAGATAATCCCCAATGAGGGGTCTAGTCACCGGACCGAAGGCAGTGCTCCTGAAAAGGACCCTGGTGGGACCAGGCTGCCCCCCAAAACCCACCGGAAGATGGCTC GAAAGGAGTGCGACCTCAACAGGCAGTGTGGAGTAATAAATCCAGAGACCAAAAAGATCTGTACCCGTCTGCTGACCTGCAAG ATCCACTCAGTACACCAGCGCCGGGAGGTCCAGGGCCGGGCCAAGGACTTTGACGTGCTAGTGGCAGAGCTGAAGGCCAACTCCCGCAAAGGAGAGTCTCCCAAGGAGAAGAGCCCAGGGCGCAAGGAGCAAGCTCTCGAGCGCCCCTCCCAGGAGCTCCCCTCCTCAGTCCAGGTTGTAGCAGCGGTGGCTGCTCCCAGCAGCACCTTCTCTGCTCGTGTCAAGCAGACCTACCCATACTGTGCACTGCCCAG GTCCCGGGCCTCCTCTGAAAGTGAGTTGGATGATGAAGGCCCCTGTGTTGGTGATGGGGACCCAGGCCTGTTCCCTTTCCCCCTGCCCcggggtggggcccaggcctcCAGTgaggagagtgaggaggaggggacatCTGACGACCTCCACCTCTCCCCTGACTGCCATTATGCAACCCGGCCCCCACGGCCACAGGCG TTCTGCACCTTTGGGAGCCGGCTGGTGAGCCCAGGATGCTACGTGTTTAGCCGCCGGCTGGACCGGTTCTGTTCGGCACTCAGCTCCATGCTGGAACGGCACCTCAGCTCACACATGTGGAA GAAGATCCCACCAGCGGCTGAACCTCCATCCCATCTTGTCAGTTCCCCCTTATCTGCTCCCTTGAGCCCATCCTCTATGGGCAGCTGCCCCCGCCTTCCAGGTCTGCCCCACAGAcctgcctgcccagcctccaCGCCCCCCACCAAGGACAGCCTTGTCCCCAGCTACCCTGCAGGCTCCCCCAGTGTGGCAGCTGCCTGCAGCCAGGCAGAGTGCATGGGCGGGAGCCAGGCTATCACCTCACCACTACCTGCCAACACGCCATCCCCGTCCTTCAGCAAGCTGCCTCCTTCCAAGGCCAGCAAGTCATCCAAAGCCAAGGACGGGGCAGAGGTGGAAGCCCCTTCTCGAAAGCGGAAGTTATCCCCTGGCCCCACCACTTTCAAACGGACCTGCATCCTGGAGCCCACTGGAAAAGGCAAACCCTCTGGCTGCCGGGGTCTCTCTGCCAAGACTAAAACAGCCCTGAGCGTGGGGCTTAATGGGACAGTGGGGCCACGAGTGAAGCGGGCAGGGCCCCTGGACTGTCGGGGTTCCCCTCATCAGCTCCCCACACCGGTCAAGGCTTCTCAGCTGGAGAACCGGGGAGTGGCAGGACACCCAGCCAAGGCCCTGCCGACCAACTGCCTCTCTGAGGAGGAGGTAGCCAAGAAGCGGAAAAACCTGGCCACTTACTGCCGACCAGTGAAGTCCAAGCACTGTCAGGCCGGTGCCCCGGCTGATATGGCCTGCTCTGTTCGCCGCAAGAAGCCGGGCCCAGCCCTGGCCTTTGAGGAGAAGTGCTCTACACTGAAG TCAAAAGCCCATTAA